The sequence GGCCGGATCGAACTCCGGGTTGGGGGTGGCGGGTTGATCGAGGCAACGCACCAGCCCCTCCACGATGTCGTCGATGTAGGTGAAGTCGCGCCACATGGCGCCGTGGTTGAACACCCGGATCGGCTCGCCGGCCAGGATCGCCCTGGCGAACAGCATCGGCGCCATGTCCGGCCGTCCCCAGGGGCCATAGACCGTGAACAGGCGCAACCCCGTGGCCGGCAGTCCGTAGAGATGGCTGTAGCTGTGGGCCATCAGTTCATTGGCCTTCTTGGTGGCGGCGTAGAGACTCACCGGGTGGTTCACCGGCTGGGATTCCGTGAAGGGAAGCTGGGTGTTACCGCCATACACCGAGCTGCTGGAGGCATACACCAGGTGGGCCACCTGCTGCGCTCGGCAGGCCTCCAGCACCTGGGAGAAGCCCAGCAGATTGCTCTGGATGTAGGCCGCCGGATTGGTGATCGAGTGGCGCACGCCGGCCTGGGCGGCCAGATGCACCACCCGGTCAAAGCGCTCCCGCTCGAACAGGGCGCTCAGCAGGGAGGGCTCCTCGATGGACCCCTCCACGAAGCGCCAGGCGCCCGAGGCGGCAAAGGGCTCCAGCCGCGCCAGCCGCGCCCGCTTGAGGTCCGGGTCGTAGTAGGGGCTCAGGTTGTCGAGGCCCACCACCCGCTCCCCTCGCGCCAGCAGGCGCTCGCAGAGGGCCCCGCCGACGAAGCCAGCCGCCCCTGTCACCAGAACAGCTGTGGTCATGGGGTGGGTATGGGGAGGCTGGCGCGAAAGAAGGCGATGGTGGGCTCGAGACCCTGCTCGAGGGACACGCTGGGCTCCCAGCCCAGTTCCCGCCTGGCCAGATCGATCGCGGGCTGCCGCTGCAGCGGATCATCCTGGGGCAGCGGCAGGCAGATCAGCTCCAGGGCCGGGTTGATGCCATCGCGCACCTGTTCAGCCAGCTGCCGAATCGTGAATTCGCCGGGGTTTCCCAGGTTGATCGGCCCGGTGGAGGACCCGTTCATCAAGCGGATCAGGCCCTCCACCAGGTCATCCACAAAACAGAATGAGCGGGTCTGGGAGCCATCGCCATAGAGGGTGAGCGGCTCGCCGCGCAGGGCCTGCACGATGAAGTTGCTCACCACCCGCCCGTCATCGGGGAGCATGCGCGGCCCGTAGGTGTTGAAGATGCGCGCCACCCGAATCTCGGTGCCGTGCATGCGGTGGTAGTCGAAGCAGAGGGTCTCGGCCACCCGCTTGCCCTCGTCGTAGCAGCTGCGCGGGCCGATCGTGTTGACGCAGCCGCGATAACTCTCGGGCTGGGGATGCACCTCAGGATCGCCATACACCTCGCTGGTGGAGGCCAGCAGCAGCCGCGCCCCCACCCGCCGGGCCAGGCCGAGCATGTTGTAGGTGCCCAGGAAACTGGTCTTGGCCGTCTTGATCGGGTTGTGCTGGTAGTGCACCGGCGAGGCCGGGCAGGCGAGGTGCCAGATGCGGTCCACCTCCAGCCGGATCGGCTCGGTCACGTCATGGCGCAACAGCTCAAAGCGCGGATGGCCGATCCACTGGGCGATGTTGGCCTTGCGGCCCGTGAAGTAGTTATCGAGGCAGATCACCTCCTCGCCAGCCTCCATCAGCCGATCCACCAGGTGGGAGCCCACGAAGCCGGCTCCGCCGGTGATCAGGTTGCGCTGCAGCGTCTCCGGCATGGCCTCACCCCTCCCCCACGCGCCAGACGCTGAGCCCGGCGGCGCGGGCGGCCTGCTGATCGGCGCTGCCGCGGGCATCAAAGAGCCAGGCGGGTCTGCGCATCAGGGCAGCGGTGGCGGCCCAGTCAATCCGGCTGAACTGCTGCCATTCGGTGAGTAGCAGCAGGGCGTCGGCTCCTGTCGCGCCCTGCTCAAGGGCGGCACAGGGCGCCCAGCTGGCCTCGCCGTCGCCGGGGGGCTGGCCGAGGTCGGCCTCGATCTGGGCTGGGCTCACCTTGGGATCGAGGATCTGCAGGTGGGCGCCCTCCTCGATCAGGTCGCGGGCGATCTGGATGGCGGGTGAGGCACGGGTGTCGTTGGTGTCGGCCTTGAAGGCAAAGCCGAGCAGCACGAGGCGCTTACCGGTGACGGTGCCGAACAGGCGCTGCACCACCAGGCGGGCGATGCGGTGCTGCTGCCAGCTGTTGAGGGTCACCACCTGCTCCCAGTAGCTGGCCACCTCCTGCAGCCCGTAGTGGCGGCAGAGGTACACCAGGTTGAGGATGTCCTTCTGGAAGCAGCTGCCGCCAAAGCCCGGGCCGGCCTTGAGGAACTTGGGACCGATACGGCTGTCGCTGCCGATGGCGCGGGCCACCTCGTTGACGTCAGCACCGCTGGCCTCGCAGAAGGCGGCGATGCTGTTGATCGAGCTCACCCGCTGGGCAAGGAAGGCATTAGCGGCCAGCTTGCCCAGTTCGCTGCTCCAGATGTTGGTGCGCAGGATGCGCTCCTGGGGCACCCAGTGGGCGTAGATGGCGGCGAGGGCCTCGATCGCCTCGGGATCCTCACCGCCGATCAGCACCCGGTCAGGGGCCTCGAGATCGGACACGGCCGTGCCCTCGGCGAGGAATTCGGGGTTGGAGAGCACCGCAAAGCTCTGGCCGGGCTCAGCGCAGCCGAGGATCGCCTTGACGGCCTCGGCGGTGCGCACCGGCAGGGTGCTCTTCTCCACGACGATCGTGTGGCCGCGGGCGGCCTTGGCCACGGTGCGGGCACTGGCCTCGATCCACTTGAGGTCACTGGCCTGCCCGGCGCCCAGGCCCCTGGTCTTGGTGGGGGTGTTGACGGAGAGGAACACCATGTCGGCGGCGGCGATGGCCTCCTCCACGGCGGTGCTGAAGTGGAGGTTGCGGCCGCGGCAGCGGGCCACCACGGCGTCGAGGCCCGGCTCGTAGACCGGCAGGCGGCTGAGGTCGGGGTGGTTCCAGAGGGCGATGCGCTCGGCGTTGAGGTCCACCACGGTCACGTCGATCTGTGGGCAGCGATCAGCGATCACGGCCATGGTGGGTCCGCCCACGTAGCCCGCGCCGATGCAGCAGATGCGACGGGGTAGCTGTGCTGCCAAGGGAAGACACCTGGAATCCGATGACGCTACGCCAGGCGTTTCCTGGCGCTCAGAGCTCGCCGAAGCCCCCTGGACCAAACAGGAAGTTGCCACCGAAGGTGCCGCGCGGTAAGCGAGCCGGTCCGCGAGATGGCTGGCTGGAGACGGTGGGGGTCGGCATCAGCGAACCGCCGTGTGGGCGTCGGCCGTGATCGCCTTGTCGCTGAGGTTTGAGATCGTGAAGCCGAGGGCACCGTCTCCAGCAACGGTTAGCGACAGGTCAAGTACGGGTCGAGCGAGATGTCACGGTCAAGGAGGCCAGCGTGAACATGAGACTCTCACCCACAGCCAACTCTCGGCCCAAAAGGGTGGCCGCCATGGGAACTTGACTCAGAAGTCGATTGTATTCAGTGTTTTCATGCTCCGCTTTACCCGCCTGGCGTTGGCTTGTCAGAGGCTGAGCCGGCCTCGGCTGGCAAAAAGGTCTTCCAGCCCAGATTGTTGATCGCCGCGAGTGGCCGGAAGTCGTCGTCTCCGGCCGCCGCCACCCCGAGATGATCAGGGCGGCCAGCCCGCACCCGCAAGCCTTTCCCCAGGGGGAAGCTGCGCTGATCGCCCTTGTTGAGCAGTTCAGCGAGAACAACCCGTCCACTCACTGTCTCCACCTCCACCCAGCAGGGTCCATCGGCTTTCAGCCGTAGATCCTGCGTGCCAGGTTTTGGGCTTACCGGCGGGTCATTGGGGCTGGGAGTGGCCGAGTCCGCCCCTTCGGCCTGGACGTTGCTCGCAGGCTTGCTGTCTACCCTGCTCCCGCTGGACCGCCCTGCGCTACGGGCATCCTGGCCCCTACGCCCCAGGGAGTCGACGCCCACCACCAGCAGGACAACTGCCGTCGTGGTGGTCATCAGCAGCGGCAACTGTTGTCGCAGCGACAACCGCCGAGTGGCCGATCTCCAGCGCCGGCGCAGGCCGATGCGCCAACACCGTGTGCGCCTGGGAGGCAGTGGATCGGACCTGGCTGGGGCAGCATCCGCTGTGACTTCAGGCCTTGGAGAGGACAGGACCACAGGGGGCGCAGGGCTCTCAGCAAGGGACAACTGGCCGGAGGGGAGCTGCTGATACAGGCAGCGTCGCTCCTCAAGCAGCCGCCGGATTTCTAGGGCAAGGAGCTGAACTTGCTGACGAAACTTCGTCTCGTAGATGGAGGGGATTTCGTTAATCAGGGTCTGGTATTCCACCAGTTCAGCCTTGGCCCGCTCCAACTCCTGCTCCAGAAGCTGTGCAGCTTCCTCGCC is a genomic window of Cyanobium sp. NS01 containing:
- a CDS encoding UDP-glucuronic acid decarboxylase family protein gives rise to the protein MPETLQRNLITGGAGFVGSHLVDRLMEAGEEVICLDNYFTGRKANIAQWIGHPRFELLRHDVTEPIRLEVDRIWHLACPASPVHYQHNPIKTAKTSFLGTYNMLGLARRVGARLLLASTSEVYGDPEVHPQPESYRGCVNTIGPRSCYDEGKRVAETLCFDYHRMHGTEIRVARIFNTYGPRMLPDDGRVVSNFIVQALRGEPLTLYGDGSQTRSFCFVDDLVEGLIRLMNGSSTGPINLGNPGEFTIRQLAEQVRDGINPALELICLPLPQDDPLQRQPAIDLARRELGWEPSVSLEQGLEPTIAFFRASLPIPTP
- a CDS encoding NAD-dependent epimerase; translation: MTTAVLVTGAAGFVGGALCERLLARGERVVGLDNLSPYYDPDLKRARLARLEPFAASGAWRFVEGSIEEPSLLSALFERERFDRVVHLAAQAGVRHSITNPAAYIQSNLLGFSQVLEACRAQQVAHLVYASSSSVYGGNTQLPFTESQPVNHPVSLYAATKKANELMAHSYSHLYGLPATGLRLFTVYGPWGRPDMAPMLFARAILAGEPIRVFNHGAMWRDFTYIDDIVEGLVRCLDQPATPNPEFDPAAPDPATSWAPHRLFNLGNSEPVELLRFIQVLEAALGRRAVLDLQPMQPGDVKATAADTSRLQAWVGFEPSTSLEQGVERFARWYLDHHGSARVQNPAARLRQADSVPFA
- a CDS encoding DUF4115 domain-containing protein, with product MKAQPSPESPSHQSSVGEEAAQLLEQELERAKAELVEYQTLINEIPSIYETKFRQQVQLLALEIRRLLEERRCLYQQLPSGQLSLAESPAPPVVLSSPRPEVTADAAPARSDPLPPRRTRCWRIGLRRRWRSATRRLSLRQQLPLLMTTTTAVVLLVVGVDSLGRRGQDARSAGRSSGSRVDSKPASNVQAEGADSATPSPNDPPVSPKPGTQDLRLKADGPCWVEVETVSGRVVLAELLNKGDQRSFPLGKGLRVRAGRPDHLGVAAAGDDDFRPLAAINNLGWKTFLPAEAGSASDKPTPGG
- a CDS encoding nucleotide sugar dehydrogenase, with the translated sequence MAAQLPRRICCIGAGYVGGPTMAVIADRCPQIDVTVVDLNAERIALWNHPDLSRLPVYEPGLDAVVARCRGRNLHFSTAVEEAIAAADMVFLSVNTPTKTRGLGAGQASDLKWIEASARTVAKAARGHTIVVEKSTLPVRTAEAVKAILGCAEPGQSFAVLSNPEFLAEGTAVSDLEAPDRVLIGGEDPEAIEALAAIYAHWVPQERILRTNIWSSELGKLAANAFLAQRVSSINSIAAFCEASGADVNEVARAIGSDSRIGPKFLKAGPGFGGSCFQKDILNLVYLCRHYGLQEVASYWEQVVTLNSWQQHRIARLVVQRLFGTVTGKRLVLLGFAFKADTNDTRASPAIQIARDLIEEGAHLQILDPKVSPAQIEADLGQPPGDGEASWAPCAALEQGATGADALLLLTEWQQFSRIDWAATAALMRRPAWLFDARGSADQQAARAAGLSVWRVGEG